ACCCCTCATAGCGGGAGGTATTTAGCAGGAATTTCGCCTTTGCAAGGTAAGGCAACACATCCTGACGGCTTAAAAACCCGATGAACTTCACGTTGGGCAACTCCCTAAGCTTTGGCAAGTATAGGCCGGTTTCCTCATCCACTTTGGTTGTCTCTGCTCCTGCCACTATGAATTGCTCGTGTCTCAAGGTTGAGGCAATTTCATAAAGCAGCTTCAGGTTTTTAGGATACCGGAATGTGCCCAGCCACGCTATGTATTGTCGCTCCTGAATAGTAGCGTTTTGGGCAGACTCTATAATAATTGGGTTGGTTATTTTTACAGCCAGTTTATTTGGGAACGCTTTTTTGATTATACTTAGCTGGTGCTCATTCTGGCATAAGATGCAATAGGATAATCTTAAACCGGCTCTCTGAAATAGCATCTGCACTTTGGATGGATTCTTATAATAAAAGTTATCGTCTAGTACCACATCAGAAGAGATGCGAAGCACATACTTGATGTTGAGTTGACGGCAGATCAAGGCCAGCAGAAAGGACGTCCAGCCAGGAATGCCCTGGTAGAGATAGTCCGGCTTCACTTGCTTTACTTTCCGGTAGATGTAAGGGAAGCGATAATAAGCCCACCGTAACCAGCGAACTCCTTTTTTTCTATCGTATAGGGGAACCAGCTTGATGTCCTTACAGTCTTCTTTTACTGATTCCTTGTGGGTGGTGTTCGTGATAACATGCACCTCCTGACCAATAGCTGACAGCCCTCGAATCCAGCCATACGCCTGCACTGCCGCTCCGCCAGAGGGCTTTTCCTCCTGTAGCAGGATGTTCATGAGCTTGTCATCGAAAAATAAGAATCTAGCCATAGTTTCGTTAGTTTACTGGTGCATTGGGTAAATGTGCAAGTATGTGCGGTGTTGGCTGCAGCGAGAGCTGCCTACGCATGTATCAGATGGTGTTCTTTCTCTTCGTTCAACTCTACTTCTGTGCTGTCTTCCTCTTTGCAAAGGGGCAGGTTTAACAGCAGAAACAGTAGAATCATGCAGCCAACTTCTGTGTAGCGGCCAGTAATGGTGTAAGCAAGAAACGCGATGGCGCAAAACAAAACGATTAGCCTATCGGTGCTGTTTCCAACTGCACGATTTGCTTTGATAAATGGCGTAAGCACCATCAACAGGTAAAGCGCAACTCCGATCAGCCCGCTGGAGTGCGCAATGTTGTTCAGGTCACCGTGCAGGCTTCGCTCCTCGAGTGCGCCTCTGCTGTAATTGCCGCTGCTGTTAAAGAGCTCGAACCCGGTCAGAGGATCATAGTCGTTGTAAACGAACATGTCCCTGTAGAGGAGCTCATACTCCATAAAACGTTTCTCTTCTTCCAGCTCACGCTCATCTAACTTCCGGAGCGCATACCGTTCCTCAAAAACAGAAAGAAAATTTGTGTTTGCGATAACAAGAAAGCCCAGCACAAGGGCAATGCCGCTAAAGGCCACCACCATTTTAAGGTTCTTCTGCGCTATCAGGATGAGCACCAGTACAAAAATTCCCATAATGCATATGGCTATAACAGAGCGCCGCATAGACAGCATGATAAATGCCAGTGAGAGCGTGTAAGCAGCCAGGTAAACCAAGTTTCGCTTCTGCAGGAGCTTCAGCAGCACAATGAAAGCCGCGATGGGAATAATGTTAAAATCTGTAGCCGATAAGTTGCCATACAATATGCCGCTGCTAATGCCATACATGGAGTGGGCAGAGTACCTGAAGTAGGAAGACACCACCACGTTTGAGACAAAGAGCACCAGTATTATGCCTGCAGCATTGGCAAGATTATCAAAAATTTCTTTCCTGAAATGCTTCTGGTATATCGAGACTATCAAGGGCAGAGACAGAAAGAACCACATCACCGCAAGCAAAAAGGGTCTGATGGCAATCAAATCGCTGGACTGAAACATCAGCACGACAAAGTATAAAGCGAGGAAGATGGAGAAGACATTATGCCGAAGAAAGAACGCGTTCTTATTGATAGCGGTAAGCAGCAGGAACGACACCAGCGCATAGTACCCGAGCGAAGGAATCAAATGCACCTCAATTACCGTGTTTGCGAATACCAGAACAGGGACGTAAAGCAAGGACAGTTCCTTTTTCTTCAGAAAAAGGTAGCCAGCAAAAGCCCACATTAATAGTTCTAAGATATGGAAGAAGGCGTTCATGTTATATATCGGGTACTGAACCTGTCTAAGTATGAGCTGGCGAGAATAGGCCGTCAGTTGTGCCCACCGTGCGATAGTATTTTGGTATTATTTCTGATTTAAGGTAAAGGAAATTTGGTGATGTTTCACCGGGAGGCTAATAGCAGAAGCTTTTTCTGCTTTAACCAGCGTTTGATGCCTTTGTAGCGTGGCTGCAGATTTCGCAGCAAGACAATGCCTGCGTAAGGCAAGCGGTTCAGGTATGCCAGGTACTGCCAGTCTTCTTTCGAAAGCTCCGTGTACTTTGTGCGTTGCTGTATTTCAACGCTCTTTTTCTGGGGCTGACCGAATGCATAGCGGATACCCGCGTTGATAGCCTTCTTGGCAATGAATTCGTTTCTGTAAAAGTCACCCTCCTTGTAAAGGTCAAACCATGATTCTTTGCAGGTATCCATTTTGCCTTTGCGCATAGCGTTTACCGAACTAACATAGTTGTACTGCGCCAGGACCTGCGGCGTAAAGGCTACTTTATATTTGATGGCGATTTTTGACCATGTGAACTCATCTTCTCCGCCAAACATGCCAATCGGGAAACCGCCAACTGAATCGAACACACTCTTGCGCACAACCACTGCAGAGGAACACGGCACAGAGTGCAGAAACTTCATCTGAAAGAAGTCCGGCACAACTCCCTCGGGTAGGCTGCTGCCGTGCAGGATTGTTTGCAGCTTGGTTACCCTTCGATAGGCTGAGCTGTACATGCCGCAATCAGGAAATCTGCTTATCAAGCAGGCCATCTCCTCCAGAAAGTTCTCGTCCCAACAGTCGTCTGCATCCAGGAAGGTGACATAAGGAAACTGGGCATGCTGTATGCCATAATTCCGAGCATCCGACACACCGCCGTTTGGCTTTGACAGCACCTTCAGCTTCGGGTTTGAAAACGACTCCGCCACTTGCAGGCTACCATCGGTAGAGCCATCGTTCACCACGATTACCTCAAAGTTGCGCAGCTTCTGGCTTAAGACAGATATAAGAGTCGCAGCAATGGTTCGTTCCTTGTTATACAGCGGAATGATGACGCTAAATAACAGCGGTACACTATTCATTGGTCAGAAAGCTTAAAATGCGGTTGTACTTTTTAATTTGATTTAGATGCACGTGTGCTGCACCTTTTCGAAGTCCAAGCTCCCCGGAGATCCTTGAGAGGCAATATACTGCCCGCAGGTGCCTTGGGGAGGTGGAGCAAAGGGAGGCTATACTCTCCAGGTAAGCCGCTTTTTTTAAAATGGCGACTGACCAGCTTTCTTTATGGGCTACTGCGTTCCTGAAATTGTAGAAGTGGATGTAGTCTGTAATAAAAGAGCCTTTGCAAGAGAACATGCTCCAGTCAATGATCTTTATTGCCGATCCAACAAACAAGATGTTGCCCAGATGGAAATCGCCATGGGCACTGGTAGCAGGCAGCTGAACACAGCCCACCAATGCTTCGATTTTTTGAATTAGCCCTTTCTCCATGCCATGCAACTCCAGGGAGCGAAGCTTGTTAAAATCAAAAGATTTAGATGCCCGCTGCGTTGGGTAGTGCAGGGCTTGCTCCAGTTTCGACGCCACAAAGCGTTCTACTTCTTCAGCCTCAGCACCTGTTGCAGGTATTCCCTTTGCCATAGATAACCCCAGGAAATGTGGCCTAACCTGGATTACATCCTTCTTCCAGAAATGGGTTTTAAGTGCACACTTGTTTCCCGCTTCCTCCATGCCTTTAGAAGTCCTGCCAACAGGCATGAACAACTTATGCGTTATACTTCCGGTGTGAAAGATAAAAGAGTGCTTTCTAGCTAATTTAGAACCAATTCTCAGTATACCCTGCATCTAACTTTTCTTTAAGAGTTTTACGCCTTGTTTCAGATCCCTGGCAAACAAAAGTCCGTAAGCTAAGCCTCCTGCAGCCCCTGCAATGATCATATTGGGTAGCGGCGGCATACCAATGCGTGTTATCAGAAGTATGATGAACAGCATCATGGCAGCTCCAAGTACGGGCTTACTTAAAGCAGCAAAAACATCCTTGTCAGATACATGGATATACTTCTTCATGAAATAGTGAAATGTAATCCGTGACGTGGTGTAGTGTAGGCAAACAGCGTAGGCAACGCCAGTCAATCCAAAGTACTTTAGGCCGAAGTAGATGCCCGGGAGCGCGACCAGAAAAGTATTTGTAATGTTTAGGTAGAAGCTTACAGATGGCTTTCCTATGCTCTTTAATACTTCGGCGGGTGTTCCTGAGATGGCAAAAATCATCGATGCGACAGACAGGATACGCAGTGGTGCAGCTGCTTCTACCCATTCCTCCCCAAACAGCACAAGTATAATATCCGGTGATAAGCCAATGAACAGAACAGAAACCGGAAAGGTAACGGTTGCCGTCAGTGTCATGATCTTGAGGTAGTACTCCCGTATCATCGGCAGGTCATCCTGCATCTTACTGTAAACAGGGAAAAGCACCTTGTTAAAGATGGAATACAGCTGCCCACGCAGTGCTTCTGAAAGCGTAAATGCTAACGTGTAGACACCCAACATGTGCGCGCTCACCAGCTTGCCAATAATCAGGTAATCCACGTTGTTCCTGAAAAAGAACAGGATGCCATTTACCTGTGTATAGGTGCTGTAACCGGCCAACTGCCGCAGCGAGCTACCTTGGAATGTAAACCTTGGCTTCCATCCAACCCTGGCCCAGTAGGAAATGAAAATGATACCTGATCCAAGCAGGTACTTCATCACAAGGCTCCAGACGCCAAACCCAGAAAAAGCTAACGTAATCGCAACGATAGAACTCACAACAGAACCGGAGAAACGAATGGTGACCAGTGTTTTGAATGCGAGCTTTTTAGTAAGTATAACCCTCGGAATAATGGTGAGGATGTTGAAAAATAAGTATAAGCTTAGGGCATTGAGTATAGGCACCAGCCGTGGCTCCTGGTAAAAAGATGCTCCAAACGGTGAGATAACCGTAAAAAACAACGCGATGAAGCCGGTGCCTATGGCTAAGAGAAACCAGAAAGCGCTGGAGTAGCGTGTTTCTGTCAGTGCGTCTTCCTTCTTTTGAACTAAGGCGTTGAACAGCCCCATGTCCGATATCACCTGAAGGAAGTTGATGATGATCATGGCCATCCCAATTATGCCGTAGGCTTCCGGCAGCAAGAGGCGGGCAAGGATAAGCTTTACTACAAAATCAGTGCTGCGCGTACCGATTACACTAATCGTGTTCCACTTTATGCCCGAGGCAATGTTCTTTTTTATACTTGCTACAGCCATTAGCGGGAAAGTCTCTAGTCGAGCTTTAGGGTAAAAAGGTTATCGTATACTTTGGAGTGCTTATAGATTTCAGAGATGATGCAGTCCCTTGCTTCACTAATTGTCAACTTAGAGGTGTCTATGCTGACGTACTTTCCTTTGGAAATTACCTCTGCCACTTTCTTGAATTTGGTGATGTTGGCCCTGCTTCCCTCCAGTGTAATCTCTACAGGCTTTCTGCTGACCAAAACCTCCGGATCAGCATGAAGAAAGAACACCAGATCCGGTTTGGGAAGTATGGTTTTATAGAGCAGTTTCCTACCAGGGTTGCCGTTTGAAAAGACAAAACCGGGAAACCTGTCAATTAGCACGACTGAGTACTTAGACTTCATCTTTACAGGCAGTATCCGGAGCATAAACTCAGAAGGAAGTATAACCAGTGTTCGTAGCAGGCCCAGCACCCTGTTCAGTGGTTTATTCTGTGATCTGCGCGCGTAAAATCTTTTGAAGAGGGGAGTGGTCCAGCCGTTTTCTCCCATCCCCAAGTATAGCAGGCTGGATTTAAGGTTTAGCTGCTGCCTTACTTCCTTGATCAATGTGGTTTTGCCAGCACCGTCGGTTCCTAAAAAGAGCACATTCAGACCATAGCCATACTTGGTAAACCTGCTGTTGCTCCTGACCATTTCCTTTTTCTCATGCCTGAAGTATGGCGCCACCAGCTGCTGAAGCTCCTGTAACTGCAAAGGGAAGGAGCGGTTCAGCCAGCTTTCCATTTCCTCCAGTAGCGGCAGCATTGTAGGTTCACATTCGGCTTTATAGCGGGTAATG
Above is a window of Pontibacter akesuensis DNA encoding:
- a CDS encoding glycosyltransferase family 4 protein, coding for MARFLFFDDKLMNILLQEEKPSGGAAVQAYGWIRGLSAIGQEVHVITNTTHKESVKEDCKDIKLVPLYDRKKGVRWLRWAYYRFPYIYRKVKQVKPDYLYQGIPGWTSFLLALICRQLNIKYVLRISSDVVLDDNFYYKNPSKVQMLFQRAGLRLSYCILCQNEHQLSIIKKAFPNKLAVKITNPIIIESAQNATIQERQYIAWLGTFRYPKNLKLLYEIASTLRHEQFIVAGAETTKVDEETGLYLPKLRELPNVKFIGFLSRQDVLPYLAKAKFLLNTSRYEGFSNTFLEAMSVGTPILSSDNVNPDGILTNHKLGIVYSSPEGLLTQYATITPATYQAMSENASAYVLEHHNYKALAKSLLLFLNSN
- a CDS encoding LTA synthase family protein — protein: MWAFAGYLFLKKKELSLLYVPVLVFANTVIEVHLIPSLGYYALVSFLLLTAINKNAFFLRHNVFSIFLALYFVVLMFQSSDLIAIRPFLLAVMWFFLSLPLIVSIYQKHFRKEIFDNLANAAGIILVLFVSNVVVSSYFRYSAHSMYGISSGILYGNLSATDFNIIPIAAFIVLLKLLQKRNLVYLAAYTLSLAFIMLSMRRSVIAICIMGIFVLVLILIAQKNLKMVVAFSGIALVLGFLVIANTNFLSVFEERYALRKLDERELEEEKRFMEYELLYRDMFVYNDYDPLTGFELFNSSGNYSRGALEERSLHGDLNNIAHSSGLIGVALYLLMVLTPFIKANRAVGNSTDRLIVLFCAIAFLAYTITGRYTEVGCMILLFLLLNLPLCKEEDSTEVELNEEKEHHLIHA
- a CDS encoding glycosyltransferase family 2 protein translates to MNSVPLLFSVIIPLYNKERTIAATLISVLSQKLRNFEVIVVNDGSTDGSLQVAESFSNPKLKVLSKPNGGVSDARNYGIQHAQFPYVTFLDADDCWDENFLEEMACLISRFPDCGMYSSAYRRVTKLQTILHGSSLPEGVVPDFFQMKFLHSVPCSSAVVVRKSVFDSVGGFPIGMFGGEDEFTWSKIAIKYKVAFTPQVLAQYNYVSSVNAMRKGKMDTCKESWFDLYKEGDFYRNEFIAKKAINAGIRYAFGQPQKKSVEIQQRTKYTELSKEDWQYLAYLNRLPYAGIVLLRNLQPRYKGIKRWLKQKKLLLLASR
- a CDS encoding protein kinase family protein, giving the protein MAKGIPATGAEAEEVERFVASKLEQALHYPTQRASKSFDFNKLRSLELHGMEKGLIQKIEALVGCVQLPATSAHGDFHLGNILFVGSAIKIIDWSMFSCKGSFITDYIHFYNFRNAVAHKESWSVAILKKAAYLESIASLCSTSPRHLRAVYCLSRISGELGLRKGAAHVHLNQIKKYNRILSFLTNE
- a CDS encoding lipopolysaccharide biosynthesis protein, producing the protein MAVASIKKNIASGIKWNTISVIGTRSTDFVVKLILARLLLPEAYGIIGMAMIIINFLQVISDMGLFNALVQKKEDALTETRYSSAFWFLLAIGTGFIALFFTVISPFGASFYQEPRLVPILNALSLYLFFNILTIIPRVILTKKLAFKTLVTIRFSGSVVSSIVAITLAFSGFGVWSLVMKYLLGSGIIFISYWARVGWKPRFTFQGSSLRQLAGYSTYTQVNGILFFFRNNVDYLIIGKLVSAHMLGVYTLAFTLSEALRGQLYSIFNKVLFPVYSKMQDDLPMIREYYLKIMTLTATVTFPVSVLFIGLSPDIILVLFGEEWVEAAAPLRILSVASMIFAISGTPAEVLKSIGKPSVSFYLNITNTFLVALPGIYFGLKYFGLTGVAYAVCLHYTTSRITFHYFMKKYIHVSDKDVFAALSKPVLGAAMMLFIILLITRIGMPPLPNMIIAGAAGGLAYGLLFARDLKQGVKLLKKS